One genomic region from Haloterrigena gelatinilytica encodes:
- a CDS encoding outer membrane protein assembly factor BamB family protein yields the protein MIISRRRYLAMTGSTAALSAAGCTSLLDGETDDSGDQNADPDTDEDDETDADSDASSTGLAADDWPSFQRTPGNDGYTPSSAPTDDPAERWSTTLSGALEEQVAVVDGTVYAVTDDGTVHALEAASGDEIWTESLEGGRAQCPCIVDGLVVVSTETGELVALDAADGEREWTADLAGPVAGPTADAGTVYVGTSENPVAYAIDAASGVERWSFPLALDAVDYPAVSGEGVYVAAHSAWDGRLYALEPTDGSERWVHEADRMRSPAAVDDGVLARGYAVTILTPAGDPRQRTGFGTSYPAPPATTSTALFGGGSGGGFTALDRAEGVPDWHASFVGPISATAVTDDRAYLTTGRPELVALDLATGDRRWSRSLEGGIATGPTVADGAVFVGTNDGNLTAFE from the coding sequence ATGATCATCTCGAGGCGCCGATACCTGGCGATGACGGGGAGCACGGCAGCGCTGAGCGCCGCCGGCTGTACGAGTCTGCTGGACGGCGAGACCGACGACAGCGGTGACCAGAACGCGGATCCCGATACCGACGAGGACGACGAAACCGATGCCGACAGCGACGCGTCGAGTACGGGCCTCGCGGCCGACGACTGGCCGTCGTTCCAGCGGACGCCGGGCAACGACGGCTACACCCCGTCGTCGGCGCCGACGGACGACCCCGCTGAGCGCTGGTCGACCACGCTCTCGGGCGCGCTCGAGGAGCAGGTCGCGGTCGTCGACGGTACCGTCTACGCGGTCACCGACGACGGGACCGTTCACGCCCTCGAGGCGGCGTCGGGCGACGAAATCTGGACCGAGTCGCTCGAGGGCGGCCGCGCGCAGTGTCCGTGCATCGTCGACGGACTGGTCGTCGTCAGCACCGAGACGGGCGAACTCGTCGCCTTGGACGCGGCCGACGGCGAGCGGGAGTGGACAGCTGACCTGGCAGGCCCAGTTGCAGGGCCGACCGCGGATGCCGGAACCGTCTACGTCGGCACGAGCGAGAACCCGGTCGCCTACGCCATCGATGCGGCCAGCGGCGTCGAACGGTGGTCGTTCCCGCTCGCCCTCGACGCCGTCGACTACCCCGCCGTCTCCGGCGAGGGCGTCTACGTCGCCGCCCACTCGGCGTGGGACGGGCGCCTGTACGCGCTCGAGCCGACCGACGGGTCCGAACGGTGGGTTCACGAAGCCGATCGAATGCGGTCTCCGGCGGCGGTCGACGACGGCGTTCTGGCTCGCGGCTACGCGGTGACGATCCTGACGCCGGCGGGCGATCCGCGCCAACGGACCGGCTTCGGGACGTCGTACCCCGCGCCCCCGGCGACGACGTCGACGGCGCTGTTCGGCGGGGGGAGCGGCGGCGGCTTCACGGCACTCGATCGCGCCGAGGGCGTTCCGGACTGGCACGCGTCGTTCGTCGGTCCGATCTCCGCGACGGCGGTCACCGACGATCGCGCCTATCTGACCACTGGCCGACCGGAACTGGTCGCGCTCGACCTCGCGACGGGCGACCGGCGGTGGTCCCGTTCGCTCGAGGGCGGGATCGCGACCGGACCGACGGTCGCCGACGGCGCGGTCTTCGTCGGGACGAACGACGGCAATCTCACGGCGTTCGAGTGA
- a CDS encoding putative manganese transporter, with product MNELLIVLLESLRDGYVQVSAFVAVTVLAFGLIQYRTDGAALAAIEDNERLQVLFGGILGLTPGCGGAIVVMPLYVRGTVSFGTVVATLGATAGDSAFVILALAPEAALYAYAIAFAASVATGYLVDTVGLGVTRVDDAVAQLSPAMADGGTVVNGGVGPNPAHDYGGPSPACAHDAGPDRRSRVLTPLSHFAHVLWWVAAVAGLVLGSLYLLRGGPEVALAAGLGFDGLFTVVGIVGAALSLYLYAVGRHYVGEGEIARARDSFGSVYDTLTHAAMETSFVTVWVLVAFLVYEYAVLLTGIDVTTVAAAAGVLAPIGGAVVGLIPGCGPQILLASVYAEGGLPFSALTANAIAQDGDALFPLLAVDAKAAIVATIYNFLPAVVVGVALHLLWAPVFGMAEFGFGVL from the coding sequence GTGAACGAACTGCTGATCGTCCTGCTCGAGTCGCTGCGGGACGGCTACGTGCAAGTGAGCGCGTTCGTCGCGGTGACGGTGCTGGCGTTCGGACTGATCCAGTACCGAACCGACGGCGCCGCGCTCGCGGCGATCGAAGACAACGAACGGCTCCAGGTCCTGTTCGGCGGCATCCTCGGGCTGACCCCCGGCTGCGGCGGCGCGATCGTCGTCATGCCGCTGTACGTCCGCGGTACGGTCAGCTTCGGGACCGTCGTCGCGACGTTAGGCGCGACCGCGGGCGACTCGGCGTTCGTTATCCTCGCGCTCGCTCCCGAGGCCGCGCTGTACGCCTACGCCATCGCCTTCGCGGCGTCGGTCGCGACCGGCTACCTCGTCGACACCGTCGGGCTGGGCGTCACTCGAGTCGACGACGCCGTCGCGCAACTCTCGCCGGCGATGGCCGACGGCGGCACCGTCGTCAACGGCGGCGTCGGACCGAACCCCGCCCACGACTACGGCGGACCGTCGCCGGCGTGCGCTCACGACGCGGGTCCGGATCGACGCTCTCGAGTGCTCACTCCGCTCTCCCATTTCGCGCACGTCCTGTGGTGGGTCGCGGCCGTCGCGGGGCTCGTCCTCGGGAGCCTCTACCTGCTCCGCGGCGGCCCCGAGGTCGCGCTCGCGGCCGGCCTCGGCTTCGACGGCCTCTTCACCGTCGTCGGCATCGTCGGCGCGGCGCTGTCGCTGTACCTCTACGCGGTCGGCCGCCACTACGTCGGCGAGGGGGAGATCGCTCGAGCGCGGGACTCCTTCGGCTCGGTGTACGACACGCTCACCCACGCGGCGATGGAGACGAGTTTCGTCACCGTCTGGGTGCTCGTGGCCTTCCTCGTCTACGAGTACGCCGTCCTCCTCACGGGGATCGACGTCACGACCGTCGCCGCGGCGGCCGGGGTGCTCGCCCCGATCGGCGGCGCGGTCGTCGGACTGATCCCCGGTTGCGGCCCGCAGATCCTGCTGGCCAGCGTCTACGCCGAGGGCGGCCTGCCGTTTTCGGCGCTGACCGCCAACGCGATCGCCCAGGACGGCGACGCGCTGTTCCCGCTGCTGGCCGTCGACGCCAAAGCGGCGATCGTCGCCACGATCTACAACTTCCTGCCCGCCGTCGTCGTCGGCGTCGCGCTGCACCTGCTGTGGGCGCCCGTCTTCGGAATGGCGGAGTTCGGGTTCGGCGTGCTCTGA
- a CDS encoding GNAT family N-acetyltransferase, giving the protein MELRPATLEDRAAIRNVARDTWHETYDELEADAIDETIDDWYGDERLEQALSKPGTAFLVAEADGEVVGFTHGVVSEAEGDVLRMAVHPDHQGQGIGTALHERLCEDLQDFNMERMRAMDLASNEGGRRFYEEQGFERTGEDTVEIGGEERREVVYTLDL; this is encoded by the coding sequence ATGGAACTTCGACCGGCCACCCTCGAGGATCGTGCGGCGATCAGGAACGTCGCTCGCGACACCTGGCACGAAACGTACGACGAACTCGAGGCCGACGCGATCGACGAGACGATCGACGACTGGTACGGCGACGAGCGACTCGAGCAGGCGCTGTCGAAACCGGGGACGGCGTTTCTCGTCGCCGAAGCCGACGGCGAGGTGGTCGGCTTCACCCACGGCGTCGTCAGCGAGGCGGAAGGCGACGTCCTCCGGATGGCGGTCCACCCGGACCATCAGGGGCAGGGGATCGGGACGGCGCTACACGAGCGGCTCTGCGAGGACTTGCAGGACTTCAACATGGAGCGAATGCGGGCGATGGACCTCGCTTCCAACGAGGGCGGCCGGCGGTTCTACGAGGAACAGGGATTCGAGCGGACCGGCGAGGACACGGTCGAGATCGGCGGCGAGGAGCGCCGGGAAGTCGTCTACACGCTCGATCTCTGA
- a CDS encoding ABC transporter ATP-binding protein: MSSDLRLGDDSGYEGDGPLLELDAVSKHFAQESGLFAGLQFEPDRFPPISMDPGTVQAVDDVSLEIQPGETLGLVGESGCGKSTLGRTILRLLEPTEGDIYFKGRNLADLGGEELRRMRSDMQMIFQDPQSSLDPRMKVGQIIEEPMRAHDMLDDEGREARAKELLEKVGLDPRHYNRHPHAFSGGQRQRINLARALSVDPDFVVCDEPVSALDVSIQAQVMNTMDELQAEFGLTYLFIAHDLSVIRYVSDRVAVMYLGHMVEVAEKEELFENPQHPYTKALLESIPVPDPRESGARGVLEGEVPSPQDPPSGCRFRTRCPRLIAPAAYDLTDEEWAHTRAFMRAVKRRTFEAMSADEMRREFFGGQPPGGEAGEIVTEAIDRIATDRGDAAVDEDDWDEASSLLLESFAERSICARERPAYRLESTVGSGEHFAACHLHR, encoded by the coding sequence GTGAGTAGCGACCTCCGGTTGGGCGACGACAGCGGTTACGAGGGCGACGGCCCGCTGCTCGAACTCGACGCCGTCTCGAAGCACTTCGCCCAGGAGTCGGGGCTGTTCGCGGGGCTGCAGTTCGAACCCGATCGGTTTCCGCCGATCAGCATGGATCCCGGGACGGTGCAAGCGGTCGACGACGTCTCGCTCGAGATCCAACCCGGCGAGACCCTCGGGCTCGTCGGCGAGTCCGGCTGCGGGAAGAGCACGCTCGGGCGGACGATCCTGCGCCTGCTCGAGCCGACCGAGGGGGACATCTACTTCAAGGGCCGGAACCTGGCCGACCTCGGCGGCGAGGAGCTGCGGCGCATGCGCTCGGACATGCAGATGATCTTCCAGGATCCTCAGTCGTCGCTCGACCCCCGCATGAAGGTGGGCCAGATCATCGAGGAGCCGATGCGGGCCCACGACATGTTAGACGACGAGGGCCGGGAGGCGCGGGCGAAGGAACTGCTCGAGAAGGTCGGGCTCGACCCGCGCCACTACAACCGCCATCCCCACGCGTTCTCGGGGGGCCAGCGCCAGCGGATCAACCTCGCGCGGGCGCTGTCGGTCGACCCCGACTTCGTGGTCTGTGACGAACCCGTCTCCGCGCTCGACGTCTCCATTCAGGCCCAGGTGATGAACACGATGGACGAACTCCAGGCGGAGTTCGGCCTGACCTACCTCTTCATCGCCCACGACCTCTCGGTCATCCGCTACGTCTCCGACCGCGTGGCGGTGATGTACCTGGGCCACATGGTCGAGGTCGCCGAGAAGGAGGAGCTGTTCGAGAACCCCCAGCACCCGTACACGAAGGCGTTGCTCGAGTCCATCCCCGTCCCGGATCCGCGGGAGTCGGGCGCCCGCGGCGTCCTCGAGGGGGAGGTGCCGAGCCCGCAGGATCCGCCCTCCGGCTGCCGGTTCCGGACGCGGTGTCCGCGGCTGATCGCGCCGGCGGCGTACGACCTGACCGACGAGGAGTGGGCCCACACCCGCGCGTTCATGCGGGCGGTCAAACGCCGGACCTTCGAGGCGATGTCGGCCGACGAGATGCGCCGGGAGTTCTTCGGCGGCCAACCGCCCGGCGGCGAGGCCGGCGAGATCGTCACCGAGGCGATCGACCGGATCGCGACCGACCGCGGCGACGCGGCCGTCGACGAGGACGACTGGGACGAAGCGAGTTCCCTCCTGCTCGAGTCGTTCGCCGAGCGGAGTATCTGCGCTCGGGAACGGCCCGCGTACCGACTCGAGTCGACCGTCGGCTCGGGCGAACACTTCGCCGCGTGTCACCTCCACCGCTGA
- a CDS encoding ABC transporter ATP-binding protein: protein MSSEPLLRVENLKTQFFTEAGTVRAVDGISFEVREGEIVGLVGESGAGKSVASMSLLRLVEDPGEIVAGEITYKGETIFGLEEGPNGELRERDDVLSNEEIRTRIRGNEIAVIFQDPMESLNPVFTVGGQLREFIELNRGLGEDEAKAEAIDMLREVGIPDPEQRYEEYPHQFSGGMRQRVLIAMALACEPSLIIADEPTTALDVTVEGQILDLVDELQAKYGTSFIWVTHDLGVVAEICDRVNVMYLGEIVEQAAVDDLFYDTKHPYTDALLDSMPRPDRTVDDLQPIEGVMPEAIDPPPGCRFHPRCPHAREVCKRVHPEPKIVAGGGEPHRAACVKHDAFDVGYDESPPLEDREPTPGGEDSADTDSESGLAPNPTADDGGERRE from the coding sequence ATGAGCTCCGAACCACTCCTTCGCGTCGAGAATCTCAAGACGCAGTTCTTCACGGAAGCCGGTACAGTGCGCGCAGTCGACGGGATCTCCTTCGAGGTCCGCGAGGGCGAGATCGTCGGCCTCGTCGGCGAGAGCGGCGCCGGCAAGTCGGTCGCCTCGATGAGCCTGCTGCGGCTCGTCGAGGATCCCGGCGAGATCGTCGCCGGCGAGATCACCTACAAGGGCGAGACGATCTTCGGCCTCGAGGAGGGGCCGAACGGCGAACTCCGGGAGCGCGACGACGTGCTCTCGAACGAGGAGATCCGGACCCGGATCCGGGGCAACGAGATCGCAGTGATCTTCCAGGATCCGATGGAGTCGCTCAACCCCGTCTTCACGGTGGGCGGCCAGCTCCGGGAGTTCATCGAACTCAACCGCGGCCTCGGAGAGGACGAGGCGAAAGCGGAGGCGATCGACATGCTCCGGGAGGTCGGCATCCCCGATCCCGAACAGCGCTACGAGGAGTACCCCCACCAGTTCTCCGGGGGGATGCGCCAGCGCGTGCTCATCGCGATGGCCCTGGCCTGCGAGCCGAGCCTCATCATCGCCGACGAGCCGACGACGGCGCTCGACGTCACCGTGGAGGGCCAGATCCTCGATCTGGTCGACGAACTCCAGGCGAAGTACGGGACGAGTTTCATCTGGGTCACCCACGACCTCGGCGTCGTCGCGGAGATCTGCGACCGCGTGAACGTCATGTACCTCGGCGAGATCGTCGAGCAGGCCGCCGTGGACGACCTCTTCTACGATACCAAACACCCCTACACGGACGCCCTGCTCGACTCGATGCCCCGCCCCGACCGAACCGTCGACGACCTCCAGCCCATCGAGGGCGTGATGCCCGAAGCGATCGATCCGCCCCCCGGCTGTCGGTTCCACCCGCGCTGTCCCCACGCGCGGGAGGTGTGCAAGCGGGTCCACCCCGAGCCGAAGATCGTCGCGGGCGGCGGCGAGCCCCACCGGGCGGCCTGCGTGAAACACGACGCCTTCGACGTGGGCTACGACGAGAGTCCGCCGCTTGAGGACCGCGAGCCGACGCCAGGCGGGGAGGACTCCGCCGACACCGACTCCGAATCCGGCCTCGCCCCGAACCCGACGGCCGACGACGGAGGTGAGCGCCGTGAGTAG
- a CDS encoding ABC transporter permease, with amino-acid sequence MAVGESQIESGSESVPEDDEEVEARVGWRYTVAQVKRDTTARWGLYIVAFVLFVAVYALIDSNLSRLTFGHVSNYRFAQLLPIFDHPTRIPPPGEGQAHVPPYFPLAEQSWNPLPAGGTLEHPLGTDRAGRDYFTRIVYGTQVSVFVGLISAFIGLLGGTLIGATAGYYGGRIDDVLMRAVETVYSIPPLILIIVFTVFVGGANIWYAVLGVGITFVPVFARIIRSRVLSIREMDYIEAARAAGVKDRNIILRHVIPNSFAPVLVYATLQIGVTILIVAGLSFLGYGAQPPTPDWGAMLRTAHGYMHSNVWLSIWPGIAIMITIMGFNLFGDGLQDALDPRIND; translated from the coding sequence ATGGCAGTCGGCGAATCACAGATCGAAAGCGGCTCGGAATCGGTCCCGGAGGACGACGAGGAAGTCGAGGCCCGCGTCGGCTGGCGGTACACCGTCGCGCAGGTCAAGCGGGACACGACGGCCCGCTGGGGGCTGTACATCGTCGCCTTCGTGCTGTTCGTCGCGGTGTACGCACTGATCGACAGCAACCTCTCGCGACTCACGTTCGGGCACGTGTCGAACTATCGGTTCGCGCAGCTGTTACCGATCTTCGACCACCCGACCCGCATCCCGCCGCCGGGCGAAGGCCAGGCGCACGTCCCGCCGTACTTCCCGCTCGCGGAGCAGTCGTGGAATCCGCTGCCGGCGGGCGGCACCCTCGAGCACCCGCTCGGAACGGACCGTGCCGGTCGGGACTACTTCACGAGAATCGTCTACGGCACCCAGGTGTCGGTATTCGTCGGGCTGATCTCGGCCTTTATCGGACTGCTCGGCGGGACGCTCATCGGCGCCACCGCCGGCTACTACGGCGGCCGCATCGACGACGTCCTGATGCGGGCCGTCGAGACGGTCTACTCGATCCCGCCGCTGATCCTCATCATCGTCTTCACCGTCTTCGTCGGCGGGGCGAACATCTGGTACGCGGTGCTGGGCGTCGGGATCACGTTCGTGCCGGTGTTCGCCCGCATCATCCGGAGCCGGGTCCTGAGCATCCGCGAGATGGACTACATCGAGGCGGCGCGGGCGGCGGGGGTCAAGGATCGCAACATCATTCTCCGGCACGTCATTCCGAACAGCTTCGCGCCGGTGCTGGTGTACGCGACGCTGCAGATCGGCGTGACGATCCTCATCGTCGCCGGACTCTCCTTCCTCGGCTACGGCGCCCAGCCGCCGACGCCGGACTGGGGCGCGATGCTCAGAACCGCCCACGGCTACATGCACTCGAACGTCTGGCTGTCGATCTGGCCGGGAATCGCGATCATGATCACCATCATGGGCTTCAACCTGTTCGGCGACGGCTTACAGGACGCCCTCGACCCGCGGATCAACGACTAA
- a CDS encoding ABC transporter permease encodes MKLLKYTIYRLLQAIPVLIGISVITFLLANLGPGDPVSLMLQGQEHTEAQVRAIEQRYGLDKPLHERYVTYMAGLLQGDFGRSIHYRRPVADLMLERIGPTLLLVLSAYVFALVTAIPLGIIAANKRNEPTDHVSRIVALFGVSTPSFWIGIVLILIFAVKLGWFPSSGLVYPWRSPDSVRGISSYPELYYETIRHLLLPMIALGTLQMATIMRVERTQMIESLQGEYVKLARAYGVPERTILRKHAFNVAQLPIITIVGLNLSTAIGGAVLVETVFNINGMGRLFVDAIAQNDYQLVMGITMMLGFLFVMGVIITDISYAYVDPRVTYGESD; translated from the coding sequence ATGAAACTACTCAAATACACGATATACAGGCTCCTACAGGCGATCCCCGTCCTGATCGGGATCTCCGTCATCACGTTCCTGCTGGCGAACCTGGGCCCGGGCGATCCCGTCAGCCTCATGCTCCAGGGACAGGAGCACACCGAAGCACAGGTCAGAGCGATCGAACAGCGGTACGGACTGGACAAGCCGTTACACGAGCGGTACGTGACGTACATGGCCGGGCTGTTACAGGGCGACTTCGGCCGGAGCATCCACTACCGGCGGCCGGTCGCGGACCTGATGCTGGAGCGGATCGGGCCGACCCTGCTGCTGGTCCTCTCCGCGTACGTGTTCGCGCTCGTGACGGCGATCCCCCTCGGCATCATCGCCGCGAACAAGCGCAACGAACCGACCGATCACGTCTCGCGGATCGTCGCCCTCTTCGGCGTCAGCACGCCGTCGTTCTGGATCGGGATCGTCCTGATCCTGATCTTCGCGGTCAAACTCGGCTGGTTCCCCTCGAGCGGGCTCGTCTACCCCTGGCGATCGCCAGATTCCGTTCGGGGAATCAGCAGCTACCCGGAACTGTACTACGAGACGATCAGGCACTTGCTGTTGCCGATGATCGCGCTGGGAACCCTCCAGATGGCGACGATCATGCGCGTCGAGCGCACCCAGATGATCGAGTCGCTGCAGGGCGAGTACGTCAAACTGGCCCGCGCCTACGGCGTGCCCGAGCGGACGATCCTGCGAAAGCACGCCTTCAACGTCGCCCAACTGCCGATCATCACGATCGTCGGGCTGAACCTATCGACGGCGATCGGCGGCGCGGTGCTGGTCGAAACGGTGTTCAACATCAACGGCATGGGTCGGCTGTTCGTCGACGCGATCGCCCAGAACGACTACCAGCTCGTGATGGGGATCACGATGATGCTCGGGTTCCTGTTCGTGATGGGCGTCATCATCACCGACATTTCCTACGCGTACGTCGACCCGCGCGTTACCTACGGAGAGAGTGACTAA
- a CDS encoding ABC transporter substrate-binding protein, which translates to MVQRSSAVTRRQLLASGAAVSAAAVAGCIGGGGGDGDAFHFTQEQSREDQFDPVVSNDVYSFQVINHVFDGLYEFGEDLELQPKLATGEPTVEREGTRYIFEIEEAAEFHNGDDVTASDVAYSFTAPVEEETENAAEYDMIESTEVIDDYQLQVDLGEEPYGPFELQTMGVSVVPESVRSEDPEAFNRDPVGSGPFTFEELEGDYVEIARWDDYWDDLDPNLERVRFVAHDDPAGRVSDIRAENTDVIAGVPNDDWDVLENEQGVNLHSAESATYMYMAFNCNEGPTTSPEVRRAIAHSFSMQDFIESNAANVTSPMYSPIPPVVNEVWGFPEDEYQELLPGYDPDEAQSLLDEHAPDDFEPTIITPEGIRAQLAERIATRLDEIGYGADVQQLDFSTLVDTYTTGNADDYNIYLLGWSGGPDPDFYLYSLFHESQEELNQGHFYEGSDGFHEGLAQARNMADQEERYEIYEPIIREIVEQLPALPAFTQDNTMASRDYVQELQAHPDSTYNPTLASDYANVSIE; encoded by the coding sequence ATGGTGCAACGAAGCTCAGCAGTAACTCGACGGCAGCTCCTCGCCTCGGGTGCTGCCGTCTCCGCGGCGGCGGTCGCAGGGTGCATCGGTGGTGGCGGCGGCGACGGCGACGCCTTCCATTTCACGCAAGAGCAATCGCGGGAGGATCAGTTCGATCCCGTCGTTTCGAACGACGTCTACAGCTTCCAGGTGATCAACCACGTCTTCGACGGGCTCTACGAGTTCGGCGAGGACCTCGAGCTCCAGCCCAAACTCGCGACGGGCGAGCCGACCGTCGAGCGCGAGGGGACGCGCTATATCTTCGAGATCGAGGAGGCGGCCGAGTTCCACAACGGCGACGACGTGACCGCCTCGGACGTCGCCTACTCGTTTACCGCCCCCGTCGAGGAGGAGACGGAGAACGCCGCCGAGTACGACATGATCGAGAGCACCGAGGTCATCGACGACTACCAGCTGCAGGTCGACCTCGGCGAGGAACCGTACGGCCCGTTCGAACTCCAGACGATGGGCGTCTCGGTGGTTCCCGAAAGCGTCCGCTCCGAGGATCCCGAGGCGTTCAACAGGGATCCGGTGGGGAGCGGGCCGTTCACGTTCGAGGAACTCGAGGGCGATTACGTCGAGATCGCGCGGTGGGACGACTACTGGGACGATCTGGACCCGAACTTAGAGCGGGTCCGCTTCGTGGCCCACGACGACCCGGCGGGGCGGGTCTCGGACATCCGGGCCGAAAACACCGACGTGATCGCGGGCGTTCCGAACGACGACTGGGACGTCCTCGAGAACGAGCAGGGCGTGAACCTCCACTCGGCGGAGAGTGCCACGTACATGTACATGGCGTTCAACTGCAACGAGGGTCCCACGACCAGCCCCGAGGTCCGCCGGGCGATCGCCCACTCGTTCTCGATGCAGGACTTCATCGAGTCAAACGCAGCGAACGTGACCTCGCCGATGTACAGCCCGATTCCGCCGGTCGTCAACGAGGTCTGGGGATTCCCCGAAGACGAGTATCAGGAGCTCCTTCCGGGGTACGATCCCGACGAAGCCCAGTCGCTGTTAGACGAACACGCGCCCGACGACTTCGAGCCGACGATCATTACGCCGGAGGGGATCCGCGCGCAACTGGCCGAACGGATCGCCACGCGGCTCGACGAGATCGGCTACGGGGCCGACGTCCAGCAGCTCGACTTCTCGACGCTCGTGGACACCTATACCACGGGCAACGCGGACGACTACAATATATACCTGCTGGGGTGGAGCGGGGGTCCCGATCCGGACTTCTACCTCTACTCGCTGTTCCACGAGAGCCAAGAAGAGCTCAATCAGGGCCACTTCTACGAGGGCAGCGACGGCTTCCACGAGGGGTTGGCGCAGGCGCGAAACATGGCCGATCAGGAGGAACGCTACGAGATCTACGAACCGATCATCCGGGAGATCGTCGAGCAGTTGCCGGCGCTGCCCGCGTTCACGCAGGACAACACGATGGCCTCGCGGGACTACGTGCAGGAGCTGCAGGCCCACCCGGACTCCACGTACAACCCGACCCTCGCCTCGGACTACGCGAACGTCTCGATCGAGTGA
- a CDS encoding PPC domain-containing DNA-binding protein: protein MNYRTVETTDEYVARLEHGGDWRAEIESLADEVDADAAWFTALGAVQDAELWFYDQDECEYYPIEFDEPLEVASCVGNVSWLDDDRFAHTHAVLSDDEGTTYSGHLNEATVWAGEVYMRVFADGLEREHDETTDLDLWL from the coding sequence ATGAACTACCGCACCGTCGAGACGACGGACGAGTACGTCGCTCGCCTCGAGCACGGCGGCGACTGGCGGGCCGAGATCGAGTCGCTCGCGGACGAGGTCGACGCCGACGCGGCCTGGTTTACCGCCCTCGGCGCGGTGCAGGACGCGGAACTCTGGTTCTACGACCAGGACGAGTGCGAGTACTACCCGATCGAGTTCGACGAGCCGCTCGAGGTCGCCAGCTGCGTCGGGAACGTCTCGTGGCTGGACGACGACCGATTCGCACACACCCACGCCGTCCTCTCGGACGACGAGGGGACGACGTATTCCGGGCACCTGAACGAGGCGACGGTCTGGGCCGGCGAGGTCTACATGCGCGTCTTCGCGGACGGCCTCGAGCGCGAACACGACGAAACCACCGATCTGGACCTGTGGCTCTGA